The Setaria viridis chromosome 9, Setaria_viridis_v4.0, whole genome shotgun sequence sequence CCGCCGCACTGGGACGAGAACCCTGTGCTGTTCCTGACTTCGCCGTCGGGCAAGTACGCGGCCTACTTCATGCGCAGCCAGACCAccccgggcgccggcggcctcggcgccgaCTTCTGCTACGTGGAGGTGCTCGACACGACGGCGCCGGGGGCCGAGGGCCGGAGCGTGTGGGAGTCGGAGTGCCTGGCAGTGAGCACGGTGAACACGTGCGCGCTCGTGTTCTCGTGGAAAGGGCTGGAGGTGTTCGACGGGAGCACCTCGGTGTGGCACACCCACGACACAAAGTCCGACGACCAGAACTTCCTGGAGACGCTGCAGCTCGTGGACCAGGGCGACATGCGCATCCTCGACAAGGGCGGGGAGCTGGCGTGGAAGGCCAGCGACGAGCCCCGCGCCGCGCAGCACTGCGGGATGCCCGGCTCCCCCGGCCTCGCCTCTGCGCTGCCCCCGTTCGCCGAGCCGATCGGGCACGGCAGCAGCGACCTGCCGTTCGGATTCGGACAGGgagccggcggcgtcggagtTGGCGGCGTGGCGCAGCCCGAAGCGCCGCTGGCGGCGCCTTTGCCGCAGCCCGAGCTGCCACTGGCGCCGTTGCCGCAGGAAGCGGATGAGttcggtggcgccgccgccgccgccgccgcgcaggggcaggccggggcgggcgcgggggaggcgTTCGGGTTCGGCAACCAGCCGCTGGTGGACAACAGCCCGTACGACAGTGGTGCGTTGAAGCATGGATTCAGTCTCGTGATCTCGCTTGCTTTTTGTTtcagcgtcgccgtcgccatgggTTTGGCTCTCTGAATTCGAGACATGAGCGCGTAAGTGGTTGTGGTTTACTAAATTCTTCTTGTTTCCGGCAAAAGAAGCCGGGAGATGTATTCGTTGTGTGTTGGGGTGGTGTTTGCTGATGTCAGTGGGGTGGCTGTTGTACACATATGAAATTGCAAATTGTAATAGAGTTCGCTTATGCATTGTTATGAAAATTTTTCACTAAAACGCAAACGTGTTGAGGATTCCATTGAGGTAGAGCAACAATTTGAagtaccatgcatgcatgtggcaTGATAGCTTTAAGACTTTATTTACTAATTTGAAGTGGATAATGGGATTGTGAACGAGTTAACCCTTTTACGCAAAGCGACGACGAAAGCGTAAGCATATTACAGTGTATATGTGATCCGCTCAGTGTGTAGAGTGGTACGAGCTGTTTTACTAAGTTGGATCGTTACATTAAACAAACGTGGACAGCTCAAGCGGTTGAAAGCTTAGACCCCACGTGTTATCGTCTCGTATAGATGAAAATTGAATCTTAAGTGATGAATATTGAGCgtgcttttcttttgttagaaAATCGTCTATTCTAGGAAGGTACCATTTAATATTGCAAAACCTAGAGGAAGCAGACTCTCTCTGTGCCTGCTGGAAGAAATGTAGGAGAAGAGAAACCGGCCGGAGAACATTCCAACATGAATCTTTTTCTCCGGCTCCAGCCAGCATTCCTACACGTTGCTTGCAGCCGCCGCGCTAGCTGAGTTTCAGATAGCTATTGGGCtgcccttcttttttttttgttcccgGCCCAGTTAGCCCAACTAAATCCGATTCCCTTTGTTGAGAAATCCCTAAACCTAAACCTAGGATAATCGTGGGCTCGTACCAAATATACCCCTGGAGGGTCAAGGCTATATAAAGGAACATGTACCTATCGAGAGAACAAGTTCCACCTATATTATCTCCTATGTGCTTATCTCGGATGCTATTGGGAAAGGATACGGGTGATCTTCTACATCTTCCTCACATCTCATCTGCTATCGGGAGGGAGAGGAGCCGGATCAGGAATCCATAACTGCGCCGTTACTTAACACGTTATCAGCACGCTCTACCACTACGCGTCAACGACGATACGCTGTTTATGATCCCTGCTGGATCCATTCTTCGGCAGATTGTTTTTTCGTTTTCAATCTAGATTGCCTTTTCGCACAAAACTAGCATGTTACATTGGTCGTAGATCGTTTTTCCTGGCTAGTTCGTCAGATCCATATATTGGTTTCTTAATTAGCGACTAGATTTTGTCATCTCGGACGCTTTGCCTTGTATGTCTTTTCTAGTCTAGATAGACTAATCTTTTATGTATACTAGATTCAATCTGGATCgagtatttttatttctttcaagTAATCTAGCAATGCAATATAGAACCTTAGCAGATTGGTTTTATGGCTAGTTTACTCGATCAAAAGACTGGATCATGTTTTATCGGCGGTATTTTTTCCCGTCGATCTGGTTTGAGATGCCGGCCACCCCAGCATGCTATGTATGTACGCCGGCGTATCCATTGTTGGCCAACCCATCATGCCTTGCATGTACGCCAACGTATATACCCCTTCCCCACGCGTGACGCCATCGCAGCCTTGTCGGCTACCGTGTGCCACCGGTCGTTGCTACAGCCCCGCCGGCTGTTGCGCGCCACCGGCCGCTGCCGCTACGCCTTGCGTATGTACTTCAGTTTTGTTCCTTCGTTTTTTTTTCTGCGCTGATTTTTTTACCATAGTTCTTATAATTAGCAGAAAAAATGATTGTCCATGTTTCATACGACCATTAATATGCACGGCTGTAAATAATATTTCATGCATATTTACCAGAAGTTAATTTGCATGGATAGGTGATGGCTGCGATCAACAAGACGGAGTTTAAGGTTCTTGAGCTGAACGGCAAGAACTACCAGACCTGGGCACTCGATTGCGAGTTCCACCTGGAGGTGATGCAGCTGACTTCCACGATCGCCAGGCCTGGTGCCGGTGTTCCTGCACCGCTGCTCCATGAGAAGGCAAAAGTTTGCATCTTCCTGAGGCATCACATCCACCCCGACCTGAAGATGGAGTACCTGGAGGTGCGAGACCCTCTGGTCCTATGGTTGAAGCTTCAGGAGCGCTTCGGCAAGTAGAACGCAGTGCTCCTCCCACAGGCTAGGCGTGATTGGGCCCAGCTCCGTTTTGTTGATTTCAAGACCGTCGACTGCGATTCACCGTGTCGTGGCTTAGCTTCGCTTCTGTGGCCAAGTTGTCACTGAGCTCGAGATGATCGAGAAGACCCTCGAGACTTTCCATCCCACCAACATGGTACTCTAGCAGCAGTACCGCAACAACAAGTACATAAAGTACTGTGACCTCATTAACGTGTTGCTTGCTGCCGAGGCTTAGAATGAGCTCTTGATGAAGAACTTCAACATGCGCCCTGCTGGAACACAAGCACAACCTGAAGCACATACCAGTTTCCGCAATAACAAGGGTAAGGGTCCTTGCAGAAACAAGGGCCAAAAGTATCATGGTCAGCAAGGGTCAAAGGGTGGAAAGTTTAAGAAGTACATGAATGGAGGCCAGAAGCACAATGGCAATGGCAAAAACAAGTCCTTGAAGGGCTCCAAAGGCGATGCAAATGGGGCGAAGCATTCAAATGTGGGATGTTTTCGCTGTGGATCCCAGAAGCATTGGTCCCGTACCTGCACTGCCGAGCCACACTTTATTAAGCTATATCAAGAGTGGAAGAAGCGCCAAAATCCGGAGGCACACTTCATCCAGGCATTCGTAGATGCTCAAACTGGATTACACTTCCCGGAGCCACCGGACCCTCCAAAGAACCTTGAGTCAGCAGCTATGGACGTTGACCCCATTTCCAACAGCGATGCCACCACTACAGGGGGAGACGCCCATGTGGGTGATGAGGACTATGACCTCGATGACGAGGATCTCCTGGATGTGGAGTAGATCATACAATCATCAATCATTTGCTTTAAATTATTTATTAGCCAGTGTGATTTATTTCCAGAAGAATAATTTAGGTCGTTATGTAATAATGCTCCGGTTGAGCAACTTCAttattttatttggttgaaCTCTCGGCATGAATGTTTTGGTTGATAGTATTATTTTAATTACATTTATCCTGTTTGCTTACGTGCTTTCTTTATTCATTAGGCATGATGAATTAAATTAGTACTTTATTTAATAGCACGAGAGCCGTACTTTCCTACGATGGAGGCTGAAGAAGAACGCTGCCTAGTTGATAGCGCTTCCACAAACTTGATACTCCGAGAGATGAAATATTTTCAGACATTGCGGAAAAGGACTGAAAATATTACCACGATTGCCGGTAGCAATGGCCACATCGTAGGCTCCAGCAGAGCTGTTGTGGTACTCCCTAATAATACTAGCATCTTCATAGAAGAAGTGTTTTTGTATCCAGGAGCTGTACGTACTCTCCTCACATTTAAAGATATTCGTCGTAGTGGCTACCACGTTACAACTGCTTGTGAAAATGGTGCTGAATACCTTTACCACAATATTAGACGAATGTGAGATAACAGTGGTAGACAAAGCGCCGGGCATCTCCTCTGGACTGTACTACACAAAAATTAAGCCACCTCGAGAATACATTGCAATGTCAACTATATTTAAAACCCCCGAGTCATTTACAATATGGCACAAAAGACTCGAACACCCTGGATTAAGGATGATGTGAAATATCATAAATAGCTCTCCTGGTCATGGCATTAAAACCACATAAATTCCTAAAGACTTTCTATGCATGTCTTGTGCTAAAGGAAAACTAGTAACTAAACCCGCTTATCTGAAGATAAAGACTGAGTCACTGGGTTTCCTGGAGAGAATCCAAGGTGACATATGTGGTCCTATTCACCCCCTGCCAGGGCCGTTTAGGTACTTTATGGTCCTTATAGATGCTTCTACTAGGTGGAGCCACGTATGCCTGTTGTCTACGAGGAATCAGTGAATCACGCTTTTGCAAAACTTATTTCCCAGATCATCCGATTGCGCGCCAGCTTCCCGAAGAACAACATAAGAGCAATTAGGATGGATAATGCTGGAGAGTTTACCTCAAAAGCATTTAATGACTTTTGTCTTGCCCTGGGCATCAATGTAGAGCATTCTGTGCCTCATGTGCACACACAAAACGAACTTGCTGAATCcttaataaaaataataaaattaattgccAGACCACTTCTACAAGATAGCAGACTTCCCACCAGCTGTTGGGGACATGCAGTGTTGCACGCTGATGCCTTAATCCAATATAGGCCATCTGCATATTACTCTACTTCCCCTCATCAATTAGCGCGTGGACAACAACCAATGATTTCACATCTGCGAAAGTTCGATTGTGCTGTATATGTGCCAATATCACCACCCTAGCGTACAACTATGGGACCTCACCGAAAGTTGGGGATATACCCCTGGAGGGTATGAACTCTATCCAACTCCCTAATCCTAGGAAAAGGGGAAGAGATCCAGATGACTCAGTAAAAGCCAAGCGGGGACGCCCGCAAAGGCAAGTTGCTAGAGAGAATGCATTACGCTCCGATTCAGTGGTCCCGACAGAGATATACCCTGAAGGTGAAAGTACTAGTGCAACTGTACACACAAATACAAATAATAGCACAAGGATAACGGAACAACCAGGCTCAAGTAATTTGGGAAATCATGATGAGCCAGATGATTCAGTTGAAGAAATTTCCATAAACTATGCTGAATCTGGAGAACTATATAACAGAAAGACTACGGATGTGGACATTAATTTTGTCTCTAAGATCGCAGACGTGATTGAGGATCCTGAACCAAAGTCCATGGCAGAGTGCTGGAAGCGCTCTGATTGGGTCAGATGGAAAGAAGCAATAGAGACGGAATTGCACTCACTTTCGAAGAGGAAAGTATTCAGGCCAGTCCAAAATATTCCCGGTAGAATACAAATGGGTATTTGTCCAAAAGAGGGATGAAACTAATGTGGTGGTGAGATACAAAGCGAGGCTCGTAGTACAAGGGTTCACGCAGAGACCCGACATCGATTACGACGAAACATATTCTCCAGTTATGAGTGGCATAACATTCCGATATTTAATATCTATGGTAGCAGGTTTAAACTTGAAAATGCAGATGATGGACGTAGTGACCGCATACCTGTATGGGTCCTTGAAttcagatatatatatatatatatatatatatatatatatatatatatatgaaagttCTAGATGGATTGAAAATTCCGGATTCTAAAACAAATCGTAACATGTACAACATTAAGTTGGAGAGGGCGTTGTACGGGCTTAAACAGTCTGGTCGAATGTGGTACAACCGGCTAAGTGACTTCCTCCTGAAGAAGGGATACATTAATGATATTGATTCTTCCTGTGTATTTATTAGGAAATTCCAGAAGGGTTTTGTGTCATCTCagtctatgttgatgacataaaCATAATAGGCTGCACAGAAGATTTTTAGGAGGCGAGCACCTACCACAAGGGGGAGTTTGAAATGAAAGACTTGGGTAAAACTAAGTTTTGCTTGGGCCTGCAGATTGAGCATCTCCCTgaaggaatttttgtacaccaGTCAACCTACACGAAAAAGGTCCTAGAAAGATTTAAGATGTCAAAGGCTCATCCTCTAAAACCCCTGATGGTTTCAGATCACTTGATAAGGATAAGGACCAATTTAGACCGAAAAGTGATGACGAGGAACCTCCAGAACCTGAAGTTCCCTATTTGAGTGCCATTGGAGCACTGATGTATCTGGTAAATTGTACAAGGCCTGACATTGCTTTCACAGTAAACTTGCTAGCTCGTCATAGTGCAAACCCAACTAGAAGACATTGGGTAGGTGTTAAGACAATACTTAGGTACGTCAAGGGCACCGAAGATCTTGGCCCGTTTTTCCGAAAGAATCAAGACCTAAGCTTGGTAGGCTATGCAAATGCTGGATATCTGTCCGATCCACATGATGCAAGATCACAAACTGATTTCGTGTTTCTTTGTGGAGGTGCTGCCGTATCTTGGCGATCATGCAAACAAACTTTAGTAGCAACATCTACAAACCACGCTGAGATAATTACATTATATGAAGCCACACGTGAATGTGCTTGGCTGCGACGAATGACTAACCATATTCAGAAGTCATGTGGTCTTAATACTACTAAAACTCCCACCATTATCTATGAGGATAATGCAGCATGTGTTGTACAAATGCAAACATGCTATATTAAGAGTAATATGATCAAACATATATCTCCTAAATTTTTCTACACTCATGAACTCCAGAAGAAGGGTGAGGTGAGTGTCTTACAAGTCCAGTCGTGTGACAATCTTGCTGATTTGTTCACTAAATCTTTACCAACTACTACATTCACAAAGTGTACCCGCGGTATTGGCATGAGACGACTAAGAGACCTGCAAGATTCATGGGGAGATTACCCCTGAGTATTTTGCCCTTATTCACAGATCCAGAAGATCTTGATTTCCATAATTTCGAAGATTATAAATTGTCCTGAAGATATGTGTTGCACTCTTTTTCCCATAAATCAGTTTTACAGAATTTTCTCACAAATGATTTTTAACGAGGCAACATGTGCAACACATCTAGCGACACTATGCACTCTTTCTCCATATTTTTCCCATTGGGTTTTTAGGAGTTTTAATGAGGTATAGTTGATCGCGGTATTCATCCAAGGGGGAGTGTTGAGAAATCCCTAAACCTAGGGATAATTGTGAGCTCATACCAAATATACTCCTGGAGGGTCAAGGCTATATAAAGGAACGTGTACCCATCTATTATGATaagagagagaacaagttcCACCTACATTGTCTCCTATGTGCTTATCTCGGGTGCTACTAGGAAGGGATACGGGTGATC is a genomic window containing:
- the LOC117839555 gene encoding uncharacterized protein, which translates into the protein MQLSFLPHVAICLALAFLLPSHAAVTAAPAGTIQRVTKQQILASIPPHWDENPVLFLTSPSGKYAAYFMRSQTTPGAGGLGADFCYVEVLDTTAPGAEGRSVWESECLAVSTVNTCALVFSWKGLEVFDGSTSVWHTHDTKSDDQNFLETLQLVDQGDMRILDKGGELAWKASDEPRAAQHCGMPGSPGLASALPPFAEPIGHGSSDLPFGFGQGAGGVGVGGVAQPEAPLAAPLPQPELPLAPLPQEADEFGGAAAAAAAQGQAGAGAGEAFGFGNQPLVDNSPYDSGALKHGFSLVISLAFCFSVAVAMGLAL